The following nucleotide sequence is from Bradyrhizobium roseum.
TGGAGCTGGCGAACGCCATCGCCGCCGAACACCTGGAAATCATGACCGCGGACGCGGAAGGCCTGTCAGCCAAGGTCCGCAACGCCGGCGCGATCTTCCTCGGTCCGCATACGCCGGAGGCGATCGGCGATTATGTCGGCGGCTCCAACCATGTGCTGCCGACGGCGCGCTCGGCCCGGTTTTCGTCGGGGCTCGGCGTGCTGGACTTCATGAAGCGCACCTCTATTCTCAAATGCGGGCCGGACCAGTTGCGCGCGCTGGGGCCTGCCGCGATGACTCTTGGAAAAGCCGAGGGTCTGGACGCCCATTCGCGCTCGGTCGGACTGCGCCTCAACCTGCCATGAACCAGCCGCCACCAGACGATGACCAGCACAACCGCATCGTCGCGGTGACGCTCGACGAGGAATCGATCGGGCGTTCCGGGCCCGACATCGAGCATGAGCGCGCGATCGCGATCTACGATTTGATCGAGCAGAACCTGTTCGCGCCGGAAGGCGCCGGCGAGGGCCCCTACACGCTGCATCTGGCCATTACCGGCAACCGGCTGGTGTTCGACATCCGCCGCGAGGACGGCACGCCCGTGGTCGCGCATCTGCTGTCGCTGACGCCGTTCCGGCGGATCGTGAAGGACTATTTCATGATCTGCGACAGCTACTACCAGGCGATCCGCACCGCCACCACCGACAAGATCGAGGCGATCGACATGGGCCGCCGCGGCATCCATGACGAAGGCTCGCGCACGCTGCAGGAGCGGCTGAAGGGCAAGGTCAGAATCGATTTCGAAACCTCGCGCCGCCTGTTCACGCTGATCTGCGTCTTGCACTGGAAGGGGCAAGACGCATGACGCCGAAAAGTGCGAAGCGGTTTTCGGATCACGTCATGCGTAAGCAGGAAGGCATGACGCCGAAAAGTGCGAAGCGCCCCGCAAGGATCTCGTAACGCATGGAAGCGCCGCCGCGCGCGCGCAACCCGCAGGCCGTGCTGTTCGCGTGCGGGCTGAACAGCGTGCGTTCGCCGATGGCGGAAAGCCTGCTGCGGCAGATGTTTCCGCGGTCGCTCTATGTGAAATCCGCCGGCGTGAGAAAGGGCGAGCTCGATCCGTTCGCGGTCGCCGTGATGGCCGAACTCGGCCAGGACATTTCCGAGCACAAGCCGATGACGTTCGAGGAACTCGAGGATTGGGAGGGGCTCAATTTCGACCTCATCATCACGCTGTCGCCCGAGGCCCATCACAAGGCGCTGGCGCTGACGCACACGCTGGCCGCCGACGTCGAATACTGGCCGACGCCCGACCCGACCGACACCGAAGGGACGCGGGAGCAGAAACTCGCCGCCTACCGCGAAGTCTGCGAC
It contains:
- a CDS encoding UPF0262 family protein, whose amino-acid sequence is MNQPPPDDDQHNRIVAVTLDEESIGRSGPDIEHERAIAIYDLIEQNLFAPEGAGEGPYTLHLAITGNRLVFDIRREDGTPVVAHLLSLTPFRRIVKDYFMICDSYYQAIRTATTDKIEAIDMGRRGIHDEGSRTLQERLKGKVRIDFETSRRLFTLICVLHWKGQDA
- a CDS encoding arsenate reductase ArsC; its protein translation is MEAPPRARNPQAVLFACGLNSVRSPMAESLLRQMFPRSLYVKSAGVRKGELDPFAVAVMAELGQDISEHKPMTFEELEDWEGLNFDLIITLSPEAHHKALALTHTLAADVEYWPTPDPTDTEGTREQKLAAYREVCDGLMMRIRRRFSKAGAASG